From a single Stigmatopora argus isolate UIUO_Sarg chromosome 4, RoL_Sarg_1.0, whole genome shotgun sequence genomic region:
- the aqp10a gene encoding aquaporin-10a isoform X2, which yields MLKRRAFRVTNALLRESMAEFLGTFILILFGCSAAAQVKTSRETKGQFLSVNMSFSVGVMSAMYLTKGISGAHLNPAVSLSFCVLGQVPWNRLLPYSLAQVLGAYVASALVYTVYYDAIMDFSGGILTVYGPNETASIFATYPSEYVSLANSFLDQVVGTAMLMLCILCLEEKRNTPAPSGLVPVIVAVIVLGISMSMSANCGAAINPARDLGPRLLTLTAGWGTDVFTCYNYWFWVPLLAPLLGGVLGSLLYLTFIHWHLTDSEPPKDVDTPSMVSEPIKQASNAPLIGIELKTSAF from the exons ATGTTGAAGCGACGcgccttccgggtgaccaacgCTCTGCTCAGGGAGAGCATGGCCGAGTTCTTGGGGACCTTTATCTTGATA CTTTTCGGCTGCTCGGCAGCAGCTCAGGTGAAGACCAGCCGGGAGACCAAAGGCCAGTTTTTGTCAGTCAACATGTCTTTCTCAGTGGGCGTCATGTCGGCCATGTACCTCACTAAAGGCATTTCAG GTGCTCATCTGAACCCGGCCGTCTCGCTCAGTTTCTGTGTGTTGGGCCAGGTGCCGTGGAATAGATTACTTCCCTATTCGCTCGCTCAAGTTCTGGGCGCCTACGTGGCATCGGCGCTCGTCTACACGGTCTATTATG atGCCATAATGGATTTTAGTGGCGGAATATTAACTGTATATGGACCAAATGAGACGGCATCCATATTTGCCACATACCCTTCTGAATATGTGAGTCTGGCCAACAGTTTCCTCGACCAG GTGGTGGGCACCGCTATGCTCATGTTATGCATcctgtgtttggaggagaagagGAACACCCCGGCTCCCAGTGGGTTGGTTCCCGTTATCGTGGCGGTCATTGTGCTGGGCATCTCCATGTCCATGTCAGCCAACTGTGGGGCAGCTATAAATCCCGCCCGTGATCTTGGCCCTCGACTTCTTACTCTGACTGCGGGCTGGGGCACCGACGTCTTCAC GTGTTACAACTATTGGTTCTGGGTGCCACTGCTGGCCCCCCTTTTAGGAGGTGTTTTGGGTTCTTTACTGTATTTAACCTTCATCCACTGGCACCTGACTGACTCGGAGCCCCCCAAAGATGTGGATACACCTTCCATGGTAAGCGAACCCATCAAGCAGGCCTCTAACGCACCCCTGATTGGGATTGAGTTAAAGACGTCGGCATTCTAA
- the aqp10a gene encoding aquaporin-10a isoform X3, which translates to MLKRRAFRVTNALLRESMAEFLGTFILILFGCSAAAQVKTSRETKGQFLSVNMSFSVGVMSAMYLTKGISGAHLNPAVSLSFCVLGQVPWNRLLPYSLAQVLGAYVASALVYTVYYDAIMDFSGGILTVYGPNETASIFATYPSEYVSLANSFLDQVVGTAMLMLCILCLEEKRNTPAPSGLVPVIVAVIVLGISMSMSANCGAAINPARDLGPRLLTLTAGWGTDVFTCYNYWFWVPLLAPLLGGVLGSLLYLTFIHWHLTDSEPPKDVDTPSMRAG; encoded by the exons ATGTTGAAGCGACGcgccttccgggtgaccaacgCTCTGCTCAGGGAGAGCATGGCCGAGTTCTTGGGGACCTTTATCTTGATA CTTTTCGGCTGCTCGGCAGCAGCTCAGGTGAAGACCAGCCGGGAGACCAAAGGCCAGTTTTTGTCAGTCAACATGTCTTTCTCAGTGGGCGTCATGTCGGCCATGTACCTCACTAAAGGCATTTCAG GTGCTCATCTGAACCCGGCCGTCTCGCTCAGTTTCTGTGTGTTGGGCCAGGTGCCGTGGAATAGATTACTTCCCTATTCGCTCGCTCAAGTTCTGGGCGCCTACGTGGCATCGGCGCTCGTCTACACGGTCTATTATG atGCCATAATGGATTTTAGTGGCGGAATATTAACTGTATATGGACCAAATGAGACGGCATCCATATTTGCCACATACCCTTCTGAATATGTGAGTCTGGCCAACAGTTTCCTCGACCAG GTGGTGGGCACCGCTATGCTCATGTTATGCATcctgtgtttggaggagaagagGAACACCCCGGCTCCCAGTGGGTTGGTTCCCGTTATCGTGGCGGTCATTGTGCTGGGCATCTCCATGTCCATGTCAGCCAACTGTGGGGCAGCTATAAATCCCGCCCGTGATCTTGGCCCTCGACTTCTTACTCTGACTGCGGGCTGGGGCACCGACGTCTTCAC GTGTTACAACTATTGGTTCTGGGTGCCACTGCTGGCCCCCCTTTTAGGAGGTGTTTTGGGTTCTTTACTGTATTTAACCTTCATCCACTGGCACCTGACTGACTCGGAGCCCCCCAAAGATGTGGATACACCTTCCATG
- the LOC144072934 gene encoding exostosin-like 2: MYNPAERKTTTNTLKTTRIYICQVGRKRACLFFCSFLVLLLPIFAMNIYQMTIGNQDVVSTGEQENVTPEEFTVIIQTFKRDSVLDVLKRCLAVPRLQKILLVWNNVGQHPSKKLRDFLFNHRTRISFLDQKINSVQNRLQPFPEINTEAVLMLDDDILLSVVDISFAFTVWQEFPDQIVGFVPRKHVETTPGVYIYYQGPNPQDKYSMVLIGASFFHQRYLKLYQEQPKEILSLVDDHKNCDDIAMNFVVSRHLRKVWNDTRSSGIYVKPLHMVTLNLQASCGFKGLHYRPDHYKQRSACLNRFAQIYGVMPLQFSNIIIKTPKKF, translated from the exons ATGTACAACCctgcagaaagaaaaacaacaaccaacacGCTGAAGACAACCAG GATCTACATCTGCCAGGTTGGCCGCAAACGAGCctgcttgtttttttgctcCTTCCTGGTGCTTCTGTTGCCCATTTTTGCCATGAACATTTACCAAATGACAATAGGAAATCAGGATGTGGTTTCCACCGGCGAGCAGGAGAATGTTACACCGGAGGAGTTTACCGTCATCATTCAAACGTTTAAGAGAGACAGTGTTCTGGATGTCCTCAAACGTTGCTTGGCTGTACCTCGTCTCCAGAAGATCCTCCTCGTGTGGAACAATGTTGGCCAACACCCATCCAAGAAATTACGAGACTTCTTGTTCAATCATCGTACTCGAATTAGCTTTTTAGACCAAAAAATCAACAGTGTCCAAAACCGACTGCAGCCCTTTCCTGAAATTAACACTGAAG ctgtgttGATGTTGGATGATGACATTCTTCTCAGCGTTGTTGATATTAGTTTTGCTTTCACCGTTTGGCAG GAATTTCCAGACCAAATTGTTGGCTTTGTACCCCGGAAACACGTTGAGACTACTCCGGGTGTGTACATATACTACCAAGGCCCAAATCCACAAGACAA GTATTCCATGGTGTTGATTGGTGCTTCGTTCTTCCACCAACGCTACCTGAAACTGTACCAGGAACAACCAAAAGAGATTCTCAGTTTGGTGGATGACCACAAAAACTGCGACGATATCGCTATGAATTTTGTGGTGTCGCGGCACCTGCGCAAAGTCTGGAACGACACAAGATCCTCGGGCATTTATGTCAAGCCGTTGCACATGGTCACCCTGAATTTGCAAGCCAGCTGCGGTTTCAAGGGTTTGCATTATCGCCCTGACCATTACAAGCAGAGGTCTGCCTGCCTCAACCGGTTTGCTCAAATTTATGGTGTCATGCCCTTGCAATTTTCCAACATCATTATAAAGACTCCAAAAAAGTTTTGA
- the LOC144073325 gene encoding uncharacterized protein LOC144073325, which produces MDVSLIHTPVTEDTNQRTLEHFAAKSTNYPTSNLTRRPGVRRDQALSQEVVATAEKIQDEEKQAPYTSIRFNGSSKRARSIDGKDLQGGSAYEYQTWAASVKNWNENKEISGSAINSSLTHNDRIDKKTTELGINRMRNYSPASVSLTGTEWRRSLPTRSRSVDWRSGASSPDRDSRRSNVAAILPEENKSRVRDTEGLRERSLSSFRKYSSLGISPCSISPRNSLGQSLETVYGSNSCPLRLKSDPQPIGDSRETSSFGTKRGQSILERIEKLYGPSKPEDFSRFRDFSSLDRRYLRGKGDTTVHRRSSFYVLPSSCGGDTRGTDPRRGSVGDGSYQSTVCRNGSLVDTKTESSNTSHCSRTRAKLPEGEWDEWIYGGYSNQGVVRGGIRAIETMSLDRARSRNTRANQVRSARLAHPNTLSGKTSLFELPEATRKPGTQGERTMSKKGKVTEDMELKLYEEVFEPNLNNGVISAGWKTHSETHSPLISVRNKINQFEALTQKSQGFGENMMPRRAFSVPTRLNTAHDCLKDELEKAGRITGEKCLGLREFKETGRNAHEKASQSQRSFSADEIGQRFRGADLARREGANMDGVYKCTEDFSYSKFKSAVESPLKYKALLHENLYIDEPDSFEISSDQNQKNNNSESPTSLCSSDSEAYPYAELSGVKKAKPSVIILPVSDDDKTPTNTPSQSPLSSPMSPPDSSSPLAPTEKTQTAIAPKPDLSTLTTIPHSKLFPDIIDGESKGKKHTLDLDAWVAGFKAWKPDDALEDDDDDSTQKDDDSYDSDSAESSVTVTSNMSLSDRRSFSLSLAELCYFTGAESESENDSDESPMTGRRSASLSSEVSALSYVSVLPSEELDKLLEDVRSLGDSNLQEDVHVVVLHKEMAAGLGFSIAGGVDQNKPVVVHKVFPTGVAAQEGSIREGNQVLSINGTALGGHTHWEALRVLRRAKTREMGVVVLRRGDITNICDGKESKTKESTPCRTTETGQCIRVHLEKKSRDLGFSLEGGVGLGDKPLTVQKIFQGGPVDKISPGDQVMQIEGMSMVGMRRLEAWSLIRRLPSGPVDVVIRRPRKTSEP; this is translated from the exons ATGGATGTGTCCTTAATCCACACTCCAGTGACTGAAGATACCAATCAGAGGACTTTGGAGCACTTTGCTGCCAAATCTACCAACTATCCTACCAGCAACCTCACTCGCAGGCCAGGTGTCCGGAGAGATCAAGCTTTGTCCCAAGAGGTGGTGGCCACAGCTGAGAAAATCCAAGATGAAGAGAAACAAGCTCCATACACTTCAATTCGATTCAATGGATCAAGCAAGCGGGCCAGGTCGATCGATGGCAAAGATCTTCAGGGAGGATCCGCGTATGAATATCAAACGTGGGCAGCGAGTGTCaaaaattggaatgaaaacaaagaaatatcAGGAAGCGCAATAAATTCCAGTCTGACTCACAATGACAGAATAGACAAGAAAACCACAGAACTTGGCATCAACAGAATGCGTAACTACAGCCCTGCATCTGTGAGTTTGACTGGGACAGAATGGAGGCGCAGTTTGCCAACTAGAAGCAGGAGCGTCGACTGGAGGTCAGGAGCAAGCAGTCCCGATCGTGATTCAAGGCGATCCAACGTAGCTGCAATATTACCTGAGGAAAACAAAAGTAGAGTAAGGGATACCGAAGGCTTGAGAGAAAGGTCCCTATCTTCATTCAGGAAGTACAGCTCACTAGGTATTTCCCCGTGCAGCATCAGTCCCAGAAATTCTTTGGGCCAGAGTTTGGAAACGGTCTATGGGAGTAACTCGTGCCCTCTAAGGCTGAAGTCGGACCCACAGCCCATCGGCGACTCCAGGGAGACTTCTTCTTTTGGAACGAAAAGAGGTCAGAGTATATTGGAACGTATCGAGAAGCTCTATGGCCCATCCAAACCTGAGGACTTCAGTAGATTTAGGGATTTCTCATCTCTAGACAGACGATACTTGCGGGGAAAGGGTGATACAACAGTTCACCGTCGTTCAAGCTTTTACGTTTTGCCAAGCTCATGTGGAGGGGACACAAGAGGAACCGACCCCAGGCGTGGCTCTGTTGGTGATGGAAGCTACCAAAGTACAGTTTGCAGAAATGGATCACTTGTAGACACCAAGACAGAAAGCTCCAATACTTCACACTGTTCTAGAACAAGGGCCAAATTGCCAGAAGGAGAATGGGATGAATGGATTTATGGGGGGTATTCCAACCAAGGTGTAGTCAGAGGGGGCATAAGGGCCATTGAGACAATGTCTCTGGACCGTGCAAGGAGCAGGAACACTAGGGCTAATCAGGTGAGGTCAGCCAGGCTTGCCCACCCTAACACTTTATCAGGGAAGACTTCTTTGTTTGAATTACCTGAGGCTACCAGGAAACCTGGGACCCAGGGGGAAAGAACAATGTCGAAAAAGGGAAAGGTGACGGAAGACATGGAATTGAAGCTTTATGAAGAAGTGTTTGAGCCAAACCTGAACAACGGAGTGATTTCTGCAGGGTGGAAAACACACTCAGAGACTCACTCCCCTTTAATCAGTGTAAGGAACAAAATCAATCAGTTTGAGGCCCTGACGCAGAAATCCCAGGGTTTTGGTGAGAACATGATGCCACGGCGGGCCTTTTCCGTGCCCACCAGACTCAATACAGCCCATGATTGCTTAAAGGATGAGTTGGAAAAAGCAGGTAGAATTACAGGCGAAAAGTGTTTGGGTCTTAGAGAGTTCAAGGAGACAGGTAGAAACGCGCATGAGAAAGCGTCTCAGTCACAAAGGTCTTTTTCGGCGGATGAGATTGGACAAAGGTTCAGAGGAGCTGACTTGGCAAGGAGGGAAGGGGCAAACATGGATGGCGTTTACAAATGCACAGAGGACTTTAGCTATTCCAAGTTTAAGAGTGCAGTCGAATCACCCCTCAAATATAAAGCTCTACTTCATGAGAACTTGTATATAGATGAACCAGACTCTTTTGAAATCTCAAGTGATCagaaccaaaaaaacaacaattctgAGTCACCTACATCGCTTTGCTCAAGTGACTCTGAGGCATACCCATATGCTGAGCTGTCTGGTGTAAAGAAAGCCAAACCTTCCGTGATTATATTACCAGTTAGCGATGATGACAAGACTCCAACAAACACTCCAAGCCAATCACCCCTTAGTTCCCCGATGTCACCGCCGGACAGTTCTTCTCCCCTCGCACCgactgaaaaaacacaaacagccaTAGCTCCCAAGCCAGACCTTTCAACTCTCACCACCATTCCTCACAGCAAGCTCTTTCCAGATATAATTGACGGTGAGTCAAAAGGCAAGAAACATACATTGGACCTAGATGCTTGGGTAGCTGGCTTTAAGGCCTGGAAGCCAGATGATGCTCTcgaggatgatgatgacgacagtaCACAGAAGGATGACGATTCATACGATTCAGACTCTGCAGAGTCCTCAGTGACTGTCACCAGCAATATGAGTCTGTCAGATCGTAGGAGTTTCTCTCTCAG CCTGGCAGAATTATGTTACTTCACTGGAGCTGAGTCCGAGTCAGAGAATGACAGCGACGAGAGCCCAATGACGGGGAGGAGGTCGGCTTCACTGAGCTCCGAAGTGTCCGCACTGTCATACGTTTCTGTGTTGCCCAGTGAAGAGCTTGACAAGCTGCTAGAAGATGTCAGGAGTCTGGGGGATAGCAATCTTCAG GAAGATGTTCATGTAGTTGTCCTTCACAAGGAGATGGCTGCTGGCCTAGGCTTCAGTATAGCAGGAGGTGTCGACCAGAACAAACCAGTCGTT gttcACAAGGTGTTTCCCACTGGTGTGGCAGCGCAAGAAGGCTCCATCAGAGAAGGAAACCAGGTCCTATCCATTAACGGCACTGCCCTTGGGGGTCACACTCACTGGGAGGCTCTGAGGGTCCTGAGGCGGGCCAAGACTCGAGAGATGGGAGTGGTGGTGTTGAGGAGAGGTGACATTACGAACATCTGTGATGGGAAAGAGAGCAAGACCAAGGAATCAACTCCATGTCGGACTACAGAGACTG GTCAATGTATACGTGTGCATCTGGAGAAGAAAAGCCGAGATCTGGGCTTCAGCCTGGAAGGTGGAGTCGGTCTGGGAGACAAACCACTCACCGTACAGAAAATATTCCAAG GGGGTCCAGTGGACAAGATTAGTCCCGGTGATCAGGTGATGCAAATTGAAGGCATGAGCATGGTAGGGATGAGGCGTCTGGAGGCCTGGAGTTTGATCCGAAGACTTCCCTCCGGTCCAGTAGATGTGGTAATACGACGGCCCCGTAAAACCTCTGAACCATGA
- the ltap1 gene encoding protein C1orf43 homolog isoform X1, which yields MRSESVYKMRSDSPLSSVNVVLVMAFGSLVFVLLFIFVKRQIMRLAMKSRRGPHVPIGHNAPKELRQEIEAKLCQVQKIHFEPRLLSPEDERLKSGGCDYQYRMRALDAIRDTDFPFCHLGGSSSAVTGKRFRTWLLQLKNSHCLFREGQKGLVDTVLDGYNKARHGAEAFGETELCQYREALTELASVIKSQSRSGSNNSPGSQRHQTAAKDLTVSAEPVSSSSPSSRAHLASAAQQRIKRTRNLLELKNFKDKPPSYGSLTPF from the exons AT GAGAAGTGAAAGCGTATATAAAATGCGAAGTGACTCTCCTCTTTCGAGCGTTAACGTCGTGCTTGTGATGGCATTTGGAAGTCTG gtgttTGTCCTGCTATTTATCTTCGTGAAAAGACAAATTATGCGACTAGCCATGAAGTCTCGACGAGGACCCCATGTTCCCATCGGTCACAATGCCCCAAAG GAGCTCCGGCAAGAAATCGAAGCCAAATTATGCCAAGTCCAGAAAATCCACTTTGAGCCTCGACTGCTGTCTCCGGAGGATGAGCGTCTAAAGTCAG GTGGCTGTGACTACCAGTACAGAATGAGAGCGCTGGATGCCATTCGAGACACAG ATTTCCCTTTTTGCCATCTGGGCGGATCCTCTAGCGCCGTGACAGGGAAGCGATTTCGAACGTGGCTCCTGCAGTTGAAAAATTCCCACTGCCTCTTCAGGGAAGGCCAGAAAGGTCTGGTAGACACGGTGCTCGACGGCTATAACAAAGCACGCCATGGAGCTGAG GCTTTTGGCGAAACCGAACTCTGTCAATACCGGGAGGCTCTAACTGAACTGGCTTCTGT gatcaagAGCCAAAGCAGAAGCGGTAGTAATAACAGCCCAGGGAGCCAACGCCACCAAACCGCCGCTAAAGACTTGACCGTCAGCGCCGAGCCCGTTAGCTCCTCCTCCCCGTCGTCCCGGGCCCACCTCGCTTCGGCGGCGCAGCAGCGAATCAAGCGCACCAGGAATCTGTTGGAGCTCAAGAACTTTAAGGACAA ACCCCCAAGCTATGGCTCGCTGACCCCATTTTGA
- the ltap1 gene encoding protein C1orf43 homolog isoform X2 translates to MRSDSPLSSVNVVLVMAFGSLVFVLLFIFVKRQIMRLAMKSRRGPHVPIGHNAPKELRQEIEAKLCQVQKIHFEPRLLSPEDERLKSGGCDYQYRMRALDAIRDTDFPFCHLGGSSSAVTGKRFRTWLLQLKNSHCLFREGQKGLVDTVLDGYNKARHGAEAFGETELCQYREALTELASVIKSQSRSGSNNSPGSQRHQTAAKDLTVSAEPVSSSSPSSRAHLASAAQQRIKRTRNLLELKNFKDKPPSYGSLTPF, encoded by the exons ATGCGAAGTGACTCTCCTCTTTCGAGCGTTAACGTCGTGCTTGTGATGGCATTTGGAAGTCTG gtgttTGTCCTGCTATTTATCTTCGTGAAAAGACAAATTATGCGACTAGCCATGAAGTCTCGACGAGGACCCCATGTTCCCATCGGTCACAATGCCCCAAAG GAGCTCCGGCAAGAAATCGAAGCCAAATTATGCCAAGTCCAGAAAATCCACTTTGAGCCTCGACTGCTGTCTCCGGAGGATGAGCGTCTAAAGTCAG GTGGCTGTGACTACCAGTACAGAATGAGAGCGCTGGATGCCATTCGAGACACAG ATTTCCCTTTTTGCCATCTGGGCGGATCCTCTAGCGCCGTGACAGGGAAGCGATTTCGAACGTGGCTCCTGCAGTTGAAAAATTCCCACTGCCTCTTCAGGGAAGGCCAGAAAGGTCTGGTAGACACGGTGCTCGACGGCTATAACAAAGCACGCCATGGAGCTGAG GCTTTTGGCGAAACCGAACTCTGTCAATACCGGGAGGCTCTAACTGAACTGGCTTCTGT gatcaagAGCCAAAGCAGAAGCGGTAGTAATAACAGCCCAGGGAGCCAACGCCACCAAACCGCCGCTAAAGACTTGACCGTCAGCGCCGAGCCCGTTAGCTCCTCCTCCCCGTCGTCCCGGGCCCACCTCGCTTCGGCGGCGCAGCAGCGAATCAAGCGCACCAGGAATCTGTTGGAGCTCAAGAACTTTAAGGACAA ACCCCCAAGCTATGGCTCGCTGACCCCATTTTGA